A section of the Macadamia integrifolia cultivar HAES 741 chromosome 9, SCU_Mint_v3, whole genome shotgun sequence genome encodes:
- the LOC122088398 gene encoding purple acid phosphatase 15 has translation MRGTQEMPSKFFCFSLTVITLLFLEVFAIVHGRIPTTLEGPFKPVTVPFDESLRGFAVDLPDTDPRVRRQVKGFEPEQISVTLSATYDSVWISWITGDFQIGNNIKPLDHKSVASVVRYGTLRYPSMHEATGFSLIYNQLYPFEGLQNYTSGIIHHVRLTGLKPDMIYYYRCGDPNIPAMSKIYSFRTMPVSSPQSYPTRIAVVGDLGLTYNTTSTISHLIHNSPDLVLLVGDVTYANLYLTNGTGSDCYSCSFSNTPIHETYQPRWDYWGRFMQPLVSKVPIMVVEGNHELELQAENRTFVAYSSRFAFPSKESGSSSTFYYSFNAGGIHFIMLGAYISYYKTGEQYRWLERDLANVDRYVTPWLVVTWHPPWYSTYNAHYREAECMRVEMEELLYSYGVDIVFNGHVHAYERSNRIYNYTLDPCGPVYITVGDGGNREKMAIKHADEPGNCPDPLSTPDKNMDGRFCGFNFTSGPAAGKFCWDRQPDYSAYRESSFGHGILEVKNSTYALWTWHRNQDMYNSAGDQIYIVREPDKCPVKLMVGDYWKIRSY, from the exons atgagaggAACCCAGGAAATGCCATCGaagtttttctgtttctctttgACTGTGATCACTCTGTTATTTCTGGAGGTTTTCGCCATCGTTCATGGCCGAATTCCGACGACCCTCGAAGGGCCATTCAAACCTGTTACCGTTCCTTTTGATGAAAGCCTACGTGGGTTTGCTGTTGATTTGCCAGATACCGATCCTCGAGTGCGCAGGCAGGTTAAGGGGTTTGAGCCAGAGCAGATATCTGTTACTCTTTCTGCGACTTATGATTCAGTTTGGATCTCTTGGATTACAG GGGACTTCCAAATTGGGAACAACATTAAGCCATTAGATCATAAATCTGTGGCAAGTGTTGTTCGTTATGGGACATTACGATATCCATCAATGCATGAAGCAACTGGTTTCTCTCTTATTTACAACCAGCTCTATCCTTTCGAAGGACTCCAGAATTACACCTCAGGAATTATCCACCATGTTCGTCTCAcag GGTTGAAACCTGACATGATATATTACTATCGATGTGGAGATCCTAATATACCAGCCATGAGTAAGATATATTCTTTCAGGACAATGCCAGTTTCTAGTCCCCAGAGTTACCCAACAAGAATTGCTGTGGTGGGAGATCTGGGTCTTACATACAATACAACTTCTACAATTAGTCACTTGATACATAATAGTCCTGATCTTGTTCTATTAGTCGGTGATGTAACTTATGCCAACTTGTATCTTACAAATGGAACTGGGTCCGACTGCTATTCTTGCTCATTTTCGAATACTCCCATACATGAGACATATCAACCTCGTTGGGATTACTGGGGAAG ATTTATGCAACCTCTGGTGTCAAAAGTTCCAATAATGGTTGTGGAAGGGAACCATGAATTAGAACTTCAGGCTGAAAACCGCACCTTCGTTGCTTACAGTTCTCGATTTGCATTCCCTTCTAAAGAAAGCGGATCTTCATCAACATTCTACTATTCATTTAATGCAGGGGGAATCCATTTTATCATGCTTGGTGCCTACATTTCTTATTACAAGACAG GGGAGCAATACAGGTGGCTGGAGAGAGACTTAGCTAATGTGGACAGATATGTGACTCCATGGTTGGTAGTTACTTGGCACCCACCTTGGTATAGCACTTACAATGCCCATTATAGAGAAGCAGAGTGTATGAGGGTGGAGATGGAAGAGTTACTCTATTCTTATGGAGTTGACATAGTATTCAATGGACAT GTTCATGCTTATGAGCGGTCAAACAGAATCTATAACTACACATTAGATCCATGTGGTCCTGTCTATATCACGGTTGGAGATGGGGGTAATCGAGAAAAAATGGCCATCAAACATGCTGATGAGCCTGGTAACTGTCCAGATCCATTGAGTACACCAGATAAAAACATGGATGGTAGATTCTGTGGCTTCAATTTCACCTCTGGCCCAGCAGCAGGTAAGTTCTGCTGGGACCGACAACCTGATTACAGTGCATACAGAGAAAGCAGCTTTGGCCATGGGATCCTagag GTGAAGAATTCAACTTATGCTCTGTGGACATGGCATCGGAATCAGGACATGTACAACAGTGCTGGGGATCAGATTTATATTGTGAGAGAGCCAGATAAGTGCCCCGTGAAACTGATGGTTGGTGATTATTGGAAAATACGATCGTATTAA
- the LOC122088709 gene encoding uncharacterized protein LOC122088709, translated as METSGGGNRRRLTHQVSVIDTSNLRNLLRSNSVDENNNRDSLAGLTLGAVLSGEEKRSVRVPPVSRTLLDFINEESGTRGLSGPNRKSWKSFRDRLRLRRASAAWASSSSDGDSDDCSLHISEPTSADPLEVSIESTQPVNGPEGRGDVVPEYEAVTAANRPVMMRLAAALANERELQRQREIEREGLNPIAVGEEVREEEEEEEVVEQAVVAEAEETAPVRMSLMALLEETDRQAGLLGSTLTGDVADEEEEEVDEDIDDDGGEYVCCVCMVRHKGAAFIPCGHTFCRLCSRELWVTRGNCPLCNGFILEILDIF; from the coding sequence ATGGAAACCAGTGGTGGAGGTAATCGACGAAGATTGACACACCAGGTCTCAGTGATCGACACGTCCAATCTCAGAAATCTACTCAGATCAAACAGCGTTGACGAAAACAACAACAGAGACTCCCTGGCCGGTCTAACCCTCGGCGCAGTACTCAGTGGCGAAGAGAAGAGATCAGTAAGAGTTCCACCGGTAAGCCGAACACTCCTCGACTTCATCAACGAAGAATCAGGCACCAGAGGCCTGTCCGGTCCCAATCGCAAGAGCTGGAAATCTTTCCGAGATCGTCTCCGGCTCCGCCGTGCCAGTGCCGCGTGGGCCTCCTCTTCCTCCGACGGTGACAGCGACGATTGTAGTCTCCATATTTCAGAGCCAACCTCGGCCGATCCGCTCGAAGTTTCGATTGAATCTACTCAACCGGTGAACGGACCTGAAGGCAGAGGAGACGTTGTGCCTGAGTACGAGGCGGTCACCGCTGCTAATAGACCGGTAATGATGAGGCTCGCGGCGGCATTAGCTAATGAGAGAGAGCTGCAACGGCAACGCGAGATTGAAAGGGAGGGATTGAATCCGATTGCTGTGGGAGAGGaagtgagagaagaagaagaagaagaagaggtagtTGAACAGGCGGTTGTGGCGGAGGCGGAGGAGACGGCGCCGGTGAGGATGTCGTTGATGGCATTGCTGGAGGAGACGGACAGGCAAGCGGGATTACTGGGGTCCACATTGACAGGTGACGTGgcggacgaagaagaagaagaggtggatGAGGATATTGATGACGATGGGGGAGAGTACGTGTGCTGCGTGTGTATGGTTAGGCACAAAGGTGCGGCGTTTATACCATGTGGGCATACCTTTTGTAGGCtttgctcaagagagctttggGTGACAAGGGGGAATTGTCCACTCTGCAATGGCTTCATCTTGGAGATTCTTGATATCTTCTGA